The following are encoded together in the Candidatus Flexicrinis proximus genome:
- a CDS encoding N-acetyltransferase: MTEIDFNTLQAVNNPALNRFEIRLGDDVAIIEYMLGGSNITMTHTEVPPAFEGKGIASKLTKFALDWAKDNGLKVNPLCPYVKNYVNKHPEYQDNAWGY; encoded by the coding sequence ATGACAGAGATCGACTTCAACACGCTGCAGGCCGTCAACAATCCGGCGTTGAATCGCTTCGAAATCCGCCTCGGCGACGATGTCGCCATCATCGAATACATGCTCGGCGGCAGCAATATCACCATGACCCACACCGAAGTCCCCCCCGCCTTCGAGGGCAAAGGCATCGCCTCCAAACTCACCAAATTCGCGCTCGATTGGGCGAAAGACAACGGTCTGAAGGTCAACCCGCTCTGCCCGTATGTCAAGAATTATGTCAATAAACACCCGGAGTATCAGGACAACGCCTGGGGCTACTAA
- a CDS encoding CDGSH iron-sulfur domain-containing protein, protein MAYTLQDKDRHYIGKNADVTYNVTRCIHAKECITRLSQVFDPDRWPWLQVGDTPGDSLVDVVSACPSGALHVRRKDGGDSEPVPAENRITVQKDGPLHVRGNLKITAAEVNIAGETRAMLCRCGASVYKPFCDNSHNEIGFTDSVPSVPRLANATDADGGVLHIIALPNGSLSLSGSMSIVDATGAEIFAGNHVLLCRCGGSSSMPFCDDTHQTNGFKTE, encoded by the coding sequence ATGGCCTATACCCTCCAGGATAAGGACCGGCACTATATCGGCAAGAACGCCGATGTCACCTACAATGTCACGCGCTGCATCCACGCTAAAGAGTGCATTACTCGCCTGTCGCAGGTCTTTGACCCCGACCGGTGGCCGTGGCTTCAGGTCGGCGATACCCCCGGCGATTCGCTCGTGGACGTCGTCAGCGCCTGTCCCTCCGGCGCGCTGCACGTCCGCCGCAAGGACGGCGGAGACTCGGAACCGGTCCCAGCGGAAAATCGCATCACTGTCCAGAAGGACGGCCCGCTGCACGTGCGGGGCAACCTGAAGATTACGGCAGCCGAGGTCAATATCGCCGGTGAGACGCGCGCGATGCTGTGCCGCTGCGGCGCGTCGGTTTACAAGCCGTTCTGTGATAACAGCCATAACGAGATCGGCTTCACGGACTCGGTGCCGTCTGTTCCGCGGCTGGCGAACGCGACGGACGCGGACGGCGGCGTGCTGCATATCATCGCGTTGCCAAACGGGTCGCTGAGCCTTTCCGGCAGCATGAGCATTGTGGACGCGACCGGAGCGGAGATTTTCGCCGGGAATCACGTGCTGCTCTGCCGCTGCGGCGGCTCGTCAAGCATGCCGTTTTGCGATGACACCCACCAGACCAACGGATTTAAAACGGAGTAA
- a CDS encoding alpha-hydroxy-acid oxidizing protein, with protein sequence MNDTDAHHDFFNDPDLHRIDTSERGACALICAVRKGGQPTHGNVKRTIEALARMGHRTGYIEGEGDGVGILTDIPRELWAKWLVQHGLRGSLATDRGFWVGHLMIPYNDRPRAQTLVDRIVRMMTDAGLHVMYDQPGQVNRLVLGPNAEKHEPGFYQLAGLNGQVSLAQLDTSLFDLQNRIENDLGVHFASLSATSVVYKVQGTVEILRRYYPELRDPDYASTVTLGHARYSTNTNPVFERAQPFGLLGHNGEFNTISRFRIESGMLGVDLNPANSDSQDVDRFVHALCAKYGLDLIEAMMYVFPPYDHDLIADMPELKDMTDEIRRAFGPFAQGPAAVAARYNDLCVFSVDALGLRPLWVGETDKEYFASSERGVYTLDSMISNAKPMAPGEKIALRIKRGQPIEVLDMAAIQRHVLARHRERQPMRSAITDTGSWPVAGNGNGGGNGAFGGGNNGGGPTGTGSFAALKLETQTAVAVAEAAPAPFVPWNAAGYPVNTVSMSAMGWERYHLSVIETMAELKKEQVGALGWDGPLAAISHTRMNLSDYFKETVAVVTNPAIDREREAAQFTTRVIVGSRPGIGHTLREDELSVALQTPFVTGGHSVLGDIELQREAANKHGTMALEDLLAVFAEREQLAIIDMAAGAHEPIESALERIRAEAIEAVKNGARCILLDDTAVMTGLKHWIDPLLATATVDTALRETHHANRNLRRICGVILRSGALRDLHDIAMALSLGANAINPYMLYAVGLGVAPKAPREAITPDVIISLLDKLVGVMTKGVEKITSTIGCHELRGYGHSFSSIGLAKGVASQFDMPNYYGSEIRGLTWTDLKAWAEERAVDLRGETKAMLANPDRFYPKMWKKAEDVAHGEMTLEEYTSELMGLEEKQPVAIRHILKLKLSSKPVEAGNVSVRSGRHSMPAYISAMSFGSQGELAYKAYAEAAYRLDSFCVNGEGGELSDIMGKYPHHRGQQVASARFGVNIEFLNSCDLIEIKIGQGAKPGEGGHLPGFKVTEQVAAARHTVPGVDLISPSNNHDLYSIEDLAQLIEELKTANTRARISVKLPVVPGVGIIAVGVAKAGADVITITGYDGGTGAARAHALRHVGLPTEIGVWLAHRALTESGLREQVEIWADGGMKSGRDVIKMMCLGANRVGFGTLAMVAVGCTICRKCHEGTCHVGITTHIKTKEEAASKGIKSFEPREFDLAVDGIVRVFNMLAEDIKYWVGQMGFSDVNDLIGRADLIEQSDWHNRIDLTGLLKKVPLKKKVAPLSGGPRLTRPRNTLSKQITAVVADSVARGENEMTYDDEQVMAMDRALGTHLSGALKRHEFEGFDRINAVHLSFSNSAIPGNGLAAFMDAPMDVLVEGGAQDGVAKGARGGKVSILKGLNHNGLRLDGSVGKSFAYGAMGGQFIVQGNADTRACIRMSGADVVFGGEVTEPLRDELGALASRANLKGYACEYMTSGRVVILGDPGPWIGAGMTGGVIYQRIQPEMNLTIDAIKRRIAIGATIEVQPMDDNGCDELRELLGRYIQVLDNNNQSEATEHLYELLAHPEQHFVKLAPRGSR encoded by the coding sequence ATGAATGACACCGACGCGCACCACGACTTTTTCAACGATCCCGACCTGCACCGCATCGACACGTCCGAGCGCGGCGCCTGCGCGCTGATCTGCGCGGTACGCAAAGGCGGCCAACCTACCCACGGCAATGTAAAGCGCACCATCGAAGCGCTGGCCCGCATGGGGCATCGTACCGGCTATATAGAGGGCGAGGGCGACGGCGTCGGCATCCTGACAGACATCCCGCGCGAACTGTGGGCGAAGTGGCTGGTACAGCACGGCCTGCGCGGTTCATTGGCGACCGACCGGGGCTTCTGGGTCGGCCATCTGATGATTCCGTATAACGACCGGCCGCGCGCGCAGACCCTGGTCGACCGGATCGTGCGGATGATGACCGATGCTGGCCTGCATGTGATGTACGATCAGCCGGGGCAGGTCAACCGCCTCGTCCTGGGGCCGAACGCCGAAAAGCACGAGCCGGGTTTCTACCAGCTTGCCGGGCTGAACGGCCAGGTATCGCTGGCACAGCTCGATACCTCGCTGTTCGACCTGCAGAACCGCATCGAGAATGACCTCGGCGTGCATTTTGCGTCGCTTTCGGCCACCAGCGTGGTCTACAAAGTACAGGGAACGGTCGAAATCCTGCGCCGTTATTATCCTGAGCTGCGCGACCCGGATTATGCCAGCACGGTCACGCTGGGCCATGCGCGCTACTCGACCAACACCAATCCGGTCTTCGAACGCGCCCAGCCGTTCGGCCTGCTGGGCCACAACGGCGAATTCAACACGATCTCGCGCTTCCGCATCGAATCCGGCATGCTCGGCGTCGACCTGAACCCGGCCAATTCGGATTCGCAAGATGTCGACCGCTTCGTCCATGCATTGTGCGCCAAGTACGGCCTCGACCTGATCGAAGCCATGATGTACGTGTTCCCGCCCTACGATCACGACCTGATCGCGGATATGCCCGAACTCAAGGACATGACCGACGAAATCCGGCGCGCGTTCGGGCCGTTCGCGCAGGGGCCGGCAGCGGTCGCGGCGCGCTACAACGACCTGTGCGTGTTCAGCGTCGACGCGCTGGGCCTGCGCCCGCTGTGGGTGGGCGAGACGGACAAGGAATACTTTGCCTCGTCGGAGCGCGGCGTCTATACGCTCGACTCGATGATTTCCAACGCCAAGCCGATGGCCCCGGGCGAGAAGATCGCGCTGCGCATCAAGCGCGGCCAGCCGATCGAAGTGCTGGATATGGCGGCGATCCAGCGCCATGTGCTGGCGCGGCACCGTGAACGGCAGCCGATGCGCTCGGCCATCACCGATACCGGCAGTTGGCCGGTCGCGGGGAATGGGAATGGCGGCGGGAATGGCGCGTTTGGCGGCGGGAACAATGGCGGCGGCCCGACGGGCACTGGCAGTTTCGCGGCGCTCAAGCTGGAAACACAGACAGCGGTGGCGGTTGCGGAAGCCGCGCCGGCGCCGTTCGTGCCGTGGAACGCTGCGGGCTACCCGGTCAATACCGTCAGCATGTCGGCGATGGGCTGGGAACGCTACCACCTGTCGGTGATCGAGACGATGGCCGAACTCAAGAAGGAACAGGTCGGGGCGCTGGGCTGGGACGGGCCGCTGGCGGCCATCAGCCACACGCGCATGAACCTGTCCGATTACTTTAAGGAAACGGTGGCGGTGGTGACCAACCCGGCCATCGACCGCGAGCGCGAGGCGGCGCAGTTCACGACGCGCGTCATCGTCGGGTCGCGCCCCGGCATCGGACACACCTTGCGCGAAGACGAACTGAGCGTGGCGCTGCAAACGCCGTTTGTGACCGGCGGCCACAGCGTGCTCGGCGACATCGAACTTCAGCGCGAGGCGGCCAATAAGCACGGCACGATGGCGCTGGAAGACCTGCTGGCGGTCTTCGCCGAACGCGAACAACTGGCGATCATCGATATGGCCGCTGGCGCGCACGAGCCGATCGAGTCGGCGCTGGAACGCATCCGTGCCGAGGCGATCGAGGCGGTCAAGAACGGCGCGCGCTGCATCCTGCTCGACGATACGGCGGTCATGACCGGCCTCAAGCACTGGATCGACCCGCTGCTGGCGACCGCCACGGTCGATACGGCCTTGCGCGAAACGCACCATGCCAACCGCAACCTGCGGCGCATCTGCGGCGTGATCCTGCGTTCGGGCGCGCTGCGCGACCTGCACGACATCGCCATGGCGCTCAGCCTCGGCGCGAATGCCATTAACCCGTACATGCTGTATGCCGTCGGGCTGGGCGTTGCGCCGAAAGCCCCGCGCGAAGCCATCACGCCTGACGTGATCATCAGCCTGCTCGACAAGCTGGTCGGCGTGATGACCAAGGGCGTCGAAAAGATCACCAGCACGATCGGCTGCCACGAACTGCGCGGCTACGGGCACAGCTTCAGCAGCATCGGGCTGGCGAAAGGCGTCGCGTCGCAGTTCGATATGCCGAATTACTACGGCAGCGAAATCCGCGGCCTGACCTGGACAGACCTGAAGGCGTGGGCCGAAGAACGCGCCGTCGACTTGCGCGGCGAGACCAAGGCCATGCTGGCCAACCCCGACCGCTTCTATCCGAAGATGTGGAAGAAGGCGGAAGACGTCGCCCACGGCGAGATGACGCTCGAAGAATATACGTCCGAACTGATGGGGCTGGAAGAAAAACAGCCGGTTGCCATCCGCCACATCCTCAAGCTGAAACTGAGCAGCAAGCCGGTTGAGGCCGGCAACGTGAGCGTGCGCTCCGGACGCCACTCGATGCCCGCCTATATCAGCGCGATGTCGTTCGGATCGCAGGGGGAACTGGCGTACAAGGCGTATGCCGAAGCGGCGTATCGACTCGACTCGTTCTGCGTCAACGGCGAAGGCGGCGAACTGTCGGACATCATGGGCAAGTACCCGCACCACCGCGGCCAGCAGGTGGCTTCGGCGCGTTTCGGCGTCAACATCGAATTCCTGAACTCGTGCGACCTGATCGAGATCAAGATCGGGCAGGGCGCGAAACCCGGCGAGGGCGGCCATCTGCCCGGCTTCAAGGTGACCGAACAAGTGGCGGCGGCGCGGCATACTGTCCCTGGCGTTGACCTGATCTCGCCGTCGAATAACCATGACCTGTACTCGATTGAAGACCTGGCGCAGTTGATCGAGGAACTCAAGACGGCCAATACCCGAGCCCGGATCAGCGTCAAGCTGCCGGTCGTTCCCGGCGTCGGCATCATCGCGGTTGGCGTGGCCAAGGCCGGCGCCGATGTCATCACGATCACCGGCTATGACGGCGGCACTGGCGCGGCACGCGCGCATGCGCTCCGGCATGTCGGCCTGCCGACCGAGATCGGCGTGTGGCTGGCGCACCGTGCGCTGACCGAGAGCGGCCTGCGCGAACAGGTCGAAATCTGGGCGGACGGCGGCATGAAGTCCGGGCGCGACGTGATCAAGATGATGTGCCTGGGCGCGAACCGCGTCGGGTTCGGCACGCTGGCGATGGTGGCGGTCGGCTGTACGATCTGCCGCAAGTGCCACGAAGGCACCTGCCATGTCGGCATCACTACCCATATCAAGACCAAGGAAGAGGCGGCATCGAAGGGCATCAAGTCGTTCGAGCCGCGCGAATTCGACCTGGCGGTGGATGGCATCGTGCGGGTGTTCAATATGCTGGCCGAGGACATCAAGTACTGGGTCGGCCAGATGGGTTTCAGCGACGTGAACGACCTGATCGGCCGCGCCGACCTGATCGAACAGTCGGACTGGCATAACCGGATCGACCTGACCGGCCTGCTCAAGAAAGTGCCGCTCAAGAAGAAGGTCGCGCCGCTCAGTGGCGGCCCGCGCCTGACCCGCCCGCGCAATACCCTGTCGAAGCAGATCACGGCGGTGGTCGCGGACAGCGTCGCACGCGGCGAAAACGAGATGACCTACGACGACGAGCAGGTGATGGCGATGGACCGCGCGCTCGGCACGCACCTGTCCGGCGCGCTCAAGCGTCACGAATTCGAGGGTTTCGACCGCATCAACGCGGTTCACCTCAGCTTCAGCAACTCGGCCATCCCCGGCAACGGCCTCGCGGCGTTCATGGACGCGCCGATGGACGTGCTGGTCGAGGGCGGCGCGCAGGATGGCGTTGCCAAGGGCGCACGCGGTGGTAAGGTCTCGATCCTCAAGGGTCTTAACCACAATGGTCTGCGCCTCGATGGCTCGGTAGGCAAGAGCTTCGCCTACGGCGCGATGGGCGGCCAGTTCATCGTGCAGGGCAACGCCGATACGCGCGCCTGCATCCGCATGTCCGGCGCGGATGTGGTGTTTGGCGGCGAGGTGACAGAGCCGCTGCGCGACGAACTCGGCGCGCTGGCCAGCCGTGCGAACCTGAAAGGCTACGCCTGCGAGTATATGACCAGCGGCCGCGTGGTGATCCTAGGCGACCCCGGCCCGTGGATCGGCGCGGGCATGACCGGCGGCGTGATCTACCAGCGCATCCAGCCGGAAATGAACCTGACCATCGACGCCATCAAACGCCGGATCGCCATCGGCGCCACCATCGAAGTGCAGCCAATGGACGATAACGGCTGCGACGAACTGCGTGAACTGCTTGGCCGGTACATCCAGGTGCTCGACAACAACAACCAGTCCGAGGCGACCGAGCATCTG